CAACTATTCACTATTTTTCTCAATTTTTATTATTTTCTCCTATTTCTTCCTCGTCTTTATTTTTGTCGCCAGTTTCATCCTTTTCTTTGACTTTTTCGTCATCGAAAAGGATTCTGACAGCAGGAGATTCATCATCTTCAAACTGTCCTTTTCGGGCATACACTATAAATACGACCAAGAAAATCGCAGCTAAAGAAACACTGCAGAGGATCATTAAATATAGAATATCCATTGGACAACAAAATTAACCTATTTTCGGGGTTCAAATTTAGTGAAAAATAATGACATTCATCACGAAATGCCGATTTCAGCTAATTTAAAATCAGTCTAAATAAGGGCTTTTACGCCTGTTTTTTGAAATGTTTACGACCTAATATCCAGGTTGAAAGTGTAGTAAAGGTAACCACCGTGATCGAACTGATTGGCATGATGATTGCAGCAAAAAGCGGATGCATATGCCCTGTAACAGCGTAACTTAAACCAACGATATTGTATAGGAAACTGATTATAAATGTCATTTTCACAATGGTAATAGAGCCTTTACAAACGTTCAGGTAATTGTCAAGAGTCACCACTTTATCACCGTTCATAATGACATCAGAAGATGGGGTGAAACTATTGGTGTCGTCTGCAATAGCAATTCCTACATTACTTTGTTTTAAAGCTCCTGCATCATTAAGACCATCTCCAAGCATAGCTACTTTCATATGCTGATCCTGAAGGTTTTTGATATAATTCAGTTTGTCTTCCGGGCTTTGATTAAAGGCCATTCCTTTGTAATTCGGGATAAGCTCTTTCAGCTGGTTTTCTTCTGAGGAATTGTCTCCGCTCAGAATAAATATTTTGTAGTGGGTAAGTTTTGTGAAAAGTTCTCTCAGTTTCGGACGGTACTCATTTTTAAAGATAAACTTACCTAAATATGCTCCGTTTTTGCTGATATAAACTGCTGTTTCAAGATTTTTAGGCTCCTGGTTATTATAACGGGCAGAACCAATTTTATAAAGATTTCCTCTTACGCTGGCTTCATATCCTTTTCCGGAAATTTCAACGAAATTCTCTACCGGGAAATAATCATCATTTACTTCAATGAATTCATACAATGATTTTGAAAGCGGGTGATTGGAGTTCTTTAATAATGTTTTAATATTCAGAGAATCAAATTCATTAATTTCAGCTCCCTCGTATTTGATATTGGATTTCTTTCTGTGGGTAATCGTTCCGGTTTTGTCAAAAACAATGGTGTCGAGCTTTGCGATTTTTTCAATCGTTAAAGTATCTTTCACATAAAACTTATTTCGACCTAAAATCCTCATAATGTGTCCGAAAGTGAACGGTGCAGACAATGCAAGAGCACAAGGACATGCAATGATCAGGATGGCTGAAATAACCTGGAACATTTTATTTAAATCAATAAAATACCAATACGTTCCGGCAACTAAAGCGATACCTAAAATAATGAATGTGAAATATTTACTGACGTTATTTGTTAACGTGTCAAGTCCTGTTTCGTGTTTTTTAAATGCTTCTTTATTCCAAAGCTGGGTTAAATAACTTTGGTCTACATTTTTAATCACTTCAAGTTCTAAAGAAGATCCGATCTGTTTTCCTCCCGCGAAAATTTTATCTCCGGGCTGTTTGCTGATGCTTTCACTTTCTCCGGTAATAAAACTGTTGTCAATATTTCCTTCTCCATTGATCAAAATTCCGTCAACAGGAATGATTTCCTGATTTCTAACTAAAATTCTGTCACCCACTTTTATTTCGGACAGTAAAATATTATCCTGTTTCCCTTCGAAATCAACTTTCGTTACGGCAATCGGATAGAAAGATTTGTAATCTCTGTCATAGGAAAGAGCGTTGTACGTTCTTTTCTGGAAAATTTTCCCGAGAAGCATAAAGAATAAAAGTCCGCAAAGGGTATCGAAATATCCTGGACCATAATCTGTTACCACTTCATAAATACTTCTTCCGTAGAGAACAAAAATTCCTAAAACAATCGGAACATCAATGTTGACGATCTTATTTTTTAAACCATACCATGCAGATTTGTAATAATCTGAAGCTGAATAGAATACCACAGGGGTCGCCAGTAGAAATATTAAAGTTCTGAATAAACCTTTATAATGTTCCATCCAATAATCTTCCCCTCCGATATATTCTGGAAAGGCAAGGAACATTCCGTTACCGAAAGCAAAGGCTGCAATAGCAAATTTTACCAATAAAGATTTATCGAGATGATCTTCATTTTTATCGGCAGTTTCGAGGCTGATAACAGGTTTATATCCCAGATTGGTTAAAAATTTAGCAAGTTCGCTTAATTTCAGATCGTTATGGTTGAATGAGATCTGTAAGGTCTTCCTTGTAAAGTTGACCTGCGAATATTTGATGTGGGTATTTAAAGTATGAAGACTTTCCAATAGCCAGATACAGGAAGAGCAATGGATTACAGGGATTTTGAATGTAACAAGGCTGGTGTTTCCTTCAGAAAAATCAGTAACTTTTTCAAAGATTTCCGGTGTATCCAGATAGTCAAATTGAGTAGAATTTTCATCATTCGGACGAATTCCCGCTCCTTTATTAAGCTCATAGAAATTGCTTAAATTATTTAAATTTAGAATTTCGTAAACAGACTTACATCCATTACAACAGAAAGTCTTTTCATCAAATAAAATTCTCTCTTTTTCTATCCCTTGACCACAATGAAAACAGTTCTCGCTCACCCCATAAAATATTGAACTACAAAATTATAACAAATTTTTTTGTTTATCGTGTTAAAAAGTTCTATTTTTGTGATAAATATCATATAAAATGCCGCAGGAACAACAGATAGCAATTGAAGAGAGGTTCGCCAGAGTTTTTAATGATAAATCATTTAAAGAAAGACTTTCTAGCGCAGATTTTGAAAAATACATTAATGGCAAAAAGAAACTGAGTTTTCAGAAACACGATACCATCTTCGAGGATGGCGAAACTCCCAAAGGAGTTTTTGTTCTGGAAAAAGGGGCTGCCAAACTTTCAAAATCAGGAGCGTTCGGGAAAGATCAAATTTTAAGATTTATCAAAGAAGGGGATATCATCGGCTATCGTTCTTTGCTTTGCGGGGAAAATTTCCAGGCCAAAGCAGAAGCAATGACAGATATTGAATGTGTTTTCTTACCAGCTGATATCTTTATGTATCTTTTGGAAGTAGACCCACAGCTGTCTTTCGTAATGCTTCAAAAAATTTCTTACGAATTAGGAGAATCGTCCAATACCATTACCTTCCTTGCCCAGAAAACGGTAAGAGAAAGACTGGCAGAAATTCTGCTGCTTCTGGAACAGAAACTGGGAGTAGATCCTGAAGGTTTTATCAAGATCTCATTAACAAGGGAAGAAATTGCCAATATCATCGGTACTGCTACAGAAAGTGCCATCCGTCTGATCTCAGAATTCAAACAGGATAGCCTGATTGAAGTGGACGGAAGAAATATCAAGATCTTAAATCACGACAAACTCATGAAACTCGGTCACGTAGTTTTATAAATCATACAAAAACTTAAGTCGGCTGAAGGCCGACTTTTTAACTTTTAAAAATAGATAAATTATGTCTGTTCACTCTGAAATTAAAAAAGTTACGACTGAAACCTTGCGTAAAATGAAATTCGACAAGGAAAAAATAACAATGCTTACAGCCTATGATTTTACCACAGCAAAGATGGTAGATGCAGGTGGAGTAGATGCTATTTTAATTGGAGACTCTGCAGCGAATGTAATGGCTGGTTTTGAAACTACATTGCCTATTACGCTGGATCAAATGATCTATCATGCCCAAAGTGTGGTAAGAGGAACCGACAGAGCTTTGGTGGTAGCAGATTTACCTTTCGGAACTTATCAGAGTAATCCTGAAAAAGCATTGGAATCTGCGGTAAGAATGATGAAGGAAGGTGGAGCACATGCTGTGAAAATTGAAGGCGGAAAGGAAATTTCCAAGTCTATTAAAAAGATCATCAATGCCGGAATTCCGGTAATGGGGCATTTGGGATTAACGCCACAGTCCATCTATAAATTCGGAACGTATAAAGTAAGAGCTAAAGAAGAGGCGGAAGCAGAAAAACTAATTGCTGATGCTCAGCTTTTGGAAGAATTAGGCTGCTTTTCCGTTGTATTGGAAAAAATACCTGCAGAACTGGCGAAAAAAGTTACAGAAAGCATTTCTATTCCTACTATCGGAATCGGTGCCGGAGCAGATTGTGACGGACAGGTTTTGGTATACCATGATATGGTAGGAATGAACAAGGGATTCAGCCCGAAATTCTTAAGAAGATATCTTGACCTTTACACGGAAATTACAGGAGCTGTTGCTCAGTATGTAAAAGATGTGAAAAGTGTAGAGTTTCCAAACGAAAACGAAAGTTATTAATCCATGCAGAATCAACAACAATCTATCCAGGGAATATTATCTATCGCAGCATTGATTTGCCTTGCTGTAGGATGGTTTAATTTATTTTCCCCGGAAATCAACCATTTGCTTTCAAGAAAAGTTTTTTATGTTCTGATAGGAGCCAGCTTCTTTATCCAGGCTCCGTTGCTTACGAATAAAAACTTTGTGTATGCTATGTATGCTGCAGCTGCTATTTGTGTATTGGGTGCTTTTATACCGGAAGGATCAAAGCTTTCAGCCCTTAAAACAGTAGGACTTCTGGCAGGGATTATCCTGTCATTATCTAACAGAAGAAGATAGATTGAAAAAGAATGAAGGAGCAGATTATATATGAAGATAACCATCTTCTGGTGATTAATAAAAAGGTAGGTCAGCTTGTACAGGGTGACAAAACCGGAGATGAATCACTATTAGAATCCATCAAGAACTTTATAAAAATAAGAGATGCTAAGCCGGGAAATGTTTTTCTCGGCTTGGTTCATCGTATAGACCGCCCAACTTCAGGGCTGGTGATCTATGCAAAAACTTCCAAAGCGCTTTCCCGTCTTACGCAGATGGTGAAAAACCGTGAAGTGAAAAAAACGTATTGGGCAGTTGTAGGAAAAGAAATGATCCCGCAAAGCCAGAGACTGGTTCATTATTTAAAGAAAAACGAAAAAAATAATAAAGCAATCGTGTTTCCTAAAGTTACTGAAGGAGCAAAAGAAGCCATTCTTACGTATCATGTGATTAAAACATTAGATAATTATCTTCTTCTTGAAATTGACCTTGAAACGGGAAGACATCATCAGATCAGAGCGCAATTGTCTAAAACAGGAATTCCGATCAAAGGAGATCTGAAATATGGAGCACCACGCTCCAATCCGGATGGAGGAATTAATCTTCATGCAAGAAAACTGGAATTTATTCATCCTGTTACCAAAGAAAACATTGAGATCATAGCTCCTGTTCCGCAGAATGATGCAATCTGGAGGGCTTGTGAAGAATAAGCATATCATAAAACTATACCATGAAATTCAAATCACTTTTATTAGCCACATTGCTGGTTATGGTATC
The genomic region above belongs to Chryseobacterium culicis and contains:
- the ccoS gene encoding cbb3-type cytochrome oxidase assembly protein CcoS, which gives rise to MDILYLMILCSVSLAAIFLVVFIVYARKGQFEDDESPAVRILFDDEKVKEKDETGDKNKDEEEIGENNKN
- a CDS encoding heavy metal translocating P-type ATPase; protein product: MSENCFHCGQGIEKERILFDEKTFCCNGCKSVYEILNLNNLSNFYELNKGAGIRPNDENSTQFDYLDTPEIFEKVTDFSEGNTSLVTFKIPVIHCSSCIWLLESLHTLNTHIKYSQVNFTRKTLQISFNHNDLKLSELAKFLTNLGYKPVISLETADKNEDHLDKSLLVKFAIAAFAFGNGMFLAFPEYIGGEDYWMEHYKGLFRTLIFLLATPVVFYSASDYYKSAWYGLKNKIVNIDVPIVLGIFVLYGRSIYEVVTDYGPGYFDTLCGLLFFMLLGKIFQKRTYNALSYDRDYKSFYPIAVTKVDFEGKQDNILLSEIKVGDRILVRNQEIIPVDGILINGEGNIDNSFITGESESISKQPGDKIFAGGKQIGSSLELEVIKNVDQSYLTQLWNKEAFKKHETGLDTLTNNVSKYFTFIILGIALVAGTYWYFIDLNKMFQVISAILIIACPCALALSAPFTFGHIMRILGRNKFYVKDTLTIEKIAKLDTIVFDKTGTITHRKKSNIKYEGAEINEFDSLNIKTLLKNSNHPLSKSLYEFIEVNDDYFPVENFVEISGKGYEASVRGNLYKIGSARYNNQEPKNLETAVYISKNGAYLGKFIFKNEYRPKLRELFTKLTHYKIFILSGDNSSEENQLKELIPNYKGMAFNQSPEDKLNYIKNLQDQHMKVAMLGDGLNDAGALKQSNVGIAIADDTNSFTPSSDVIMNGDKVVTLDNYLNVCKGSITIVKMTFIISFLYNIVGLSYAVTGHMHPLFAAIIMPISSITVVTFTTLSTWILGRKHFKKQA
- a CDS encoding Crp/Fnr family transcriptional regulator produces the protein MPQEQQIAIEERFARVFNDKSFKERLSSADFEKYINGKKKLSFQKHDTIFEDGETPKGVFVLEKGAAKLSKSGAFGKDQILRFIKEGDIIGYRSLLCGENFQAKAEAMTDIECVFLPADIFMYLLEVDPQLSFVMLQKISYELGESSNTITFLAQKTVRERLAEILLLLEQKLGVDPEGFIKISLTREEIANIIGTATESAIRLISEFKQDSLIEVDGRNIKILNHDKLMKLGHVVL
- the panB gene encoding 3-methyl-2-oxobutanoate hydroxymethyltransferase; protein product: MSVHSEIKKVTTETLRKMKFDKEKITMLTAYDFTTAKMVDAGGVDAILIGDSAANVMAGFETTLPITLDQMIYHAQSVVRGTDRALVVADLPFGTYQSNPEKALESAVRMMKEGGAHAVKIEGGKEISKSIKKIINAGIPVMGHLGLTPQSIYKFGTYKVRAKEEAEAEKLIADAQLLEELGCFSVVLEKIPAELAKKVTESISIPTIGIGAGADCDGQVLVYHDMVGMNKGFSPKFLRRYLDLYTEITGAVAQYVKDVKSVEFPNENESY
- a CDS encoding RluA family pseudouridine synthase → MKEQIIYEDNHLLVINKKVGQLVQGDKTGDESLLESIKNFIKIRDAKPGNVFLGLVHRIDRPTSGLVIYAKTSKALSRLTQMVKNREVKKTYWAVVGKEMIPQSQRLVHYLKKNEKNNKAIVFPKVTEGAKEAILTYHVIKTLDNYLLLEIDLETGRHHQIRAQLSKTGIPIKGDLKYGAPRSNPDGGINLHARKLEFIHPVTKENIEIIAPVPQNDAIWRACEE